From one Mytilus trossulus isolate FHL-02 chromosome 10, PNRI_Mtr1.1.1.hap1, whole genome shotgun sequence genomic stretch:
- the LOC134688068 gene encoding uncharacterized protein LOC134688068, which translates to MKFKTSMMIQLLFILKVMHAAEPDNPCPSNLEHIVANMCTDDSAIEDSVDGSKAVDSVLLRITKQQHNCICHVSLQNNATNYTIYMSKYDGLSKSAPEQTNCGLAVDVNYVDTSYRTRSLQSIYCTHGTGLRSIALGGNELILKSRIIPGDFTRGYCMKIYRSKLLIRSIHVSI; encoded by the exons atgaaGTTTAAGACATCGATGATGATTCAGTTACTTTTTATTCTTAAAG ttATGCATGCAGCTGAACCTGATAATCCTTGTCCAAGTAACTTAGAACATATAG tgGCAAATATGTGTACAGACGATTCTGCAATAGAAGACAGCGTTGATGGAAGTAAAGCTGTTGATAGTGTATTATTACGTATAACGAAACAACAACACAACTGTATATGTCATGTTAGTCTACAAAATAATGCGACTAACTATACCATATATATGTCTAAATACGATGGACTGAGTAAATCAGCCCCAGAACAAACAAACTGTGGACTTGCAGTAGATGTCAATTATGTGGATACATCGTATAGAACTCGATCTCTTCAGTCGATTTACTGTACCCATGGGACAGGTTTGAGGTCTATCGCTTTGGGTGGGAATGAGCTAATATTGAAATCAAGGATTATACCAGGTGACTTCACCAGAGGATACTGTATGAAAATATATAGAAGTAAGCTATTGATTAGgagtatacatgtatcaatttgA